Genomic segment of Salvelinus alpinus chromosome 23, SLU_Salpinus.1, whole genome shotgun sequence:
ATAATCCATAGATGCCAGTTCCCATTTAAAtcaggactggcagccattgctagtgtacccatgagtttaacagtcaaaGTGCCAGGGTAAGAGGTTCCAAAATCCTTCTATGGATCATATCTATGGCCACAATGCAACAAGCTGTTCTATATTTGGTGTGTGTGCTGCCCAAATTGTGGCCTTCCCGAGTAAGTACGTGTAATAAAACTTAATCCACTGCTATTTTTTTAAAGCCATTTATCCTCTGTAGCTAAATTATGCTCTCTGGTgtagtatttattattattttatttatgtcTGTTCAGACGAGTAATATCATTTTTATAGCCTAATTTTGGCAAAATTATTTCAATTTACTTCTCGCGGCTATTAGTATGTgcactgctgtgtgtgtgggtgcgtctgtctctgtgggtgtgtgcacAAACTTACCCTGGGAGTTGTGGCTTAGCCTGGAGGGCAGGGTGCTGTAGCCCCTCCAGTCCTGGGACGTAGAGCCGTTGCTGGTAGGCGGAGGTGGGGTGAGGAGGGCGCCCTCCTGGTCCTGCTGGAACAGCTGACGGTTGAGGTGGGCATGGCGGGCTGAGATCAGGTAGAGGTAGGCCATGTCCCCATCCCTCTGGACCCCATACGAGGCCAGGGACCTGGGCTCTGTGCACAAACACTGCCCTATCACCCAGCGCTGCACGCGAGGGTGGAAGCCATACTCCAGAAACACCTGATAGAAATgcacagacagagaagagagatttGTGAACATTTACATTTGCCAATGTAGCCCAAGTACTCAAGCAAACAGAAGACCACAGAAGTTTTTATCTGACCTGCTGCTTGAGTGCTGCGACGGTCATGTGTGGGAAAACTTTCACTGTGACGCAACAGGAAGAGGAAATGTCCTCCACTGCCACAGACAAACTGCAATACAGACATGGCACCGTTAACACAAATGCTCCTTGTTCTGTTGGACAACTTATCTTAATTCCTCCCTAAACTGCCTGTTACTTCTTCTCACCGTATCTCTCCTTCTGCGTAACTCTTCTCAGACAGTTGGATGGTGAGCACCGCCTTCTGGTGAGCCAGAGCAGACGCATGCTGAGCAGCAGCCTGGCTGTCGCCTGCTTCGATTGCCCGGGCAAGCTCCAGGCGCAGCTCCTCTTCAGAGAGAAAACAGGTTAAATTACTAATACTATACAAAAATGcataaatgtactgtatgttgccATGCAAGTATggtagaaaaagagagagtggaggaagcaTGAGTGCACTTACCAGTGAGTGGTAAGGAGGCTGTGCTGCGCTGTTCTAGAGCTACTGCAGCGGTGTGCTTCTGTCGGTCATCCAGAGGATGTGGGGAACTATTTGCAGCAACTACAGTGAAAGAGAAAGAACGGTCAATTGTGAGAGAGCATTCTATTGTATTAGCCACAGTATGGGGTTCTAGGAGGAGACTTCTAAGACACAACAAGACAGGAATGCAGCTAAACAAGCAAACTAGAATAGAGAAAGACTGCCATGCCCGCTGACCTCTGTGTGCCTCTCTTAGGGATGACATCACCACTGTGGCCCACTGCTCAGCCTCCAGATCGCAGCAGAAGTTGAAGCGGATGCAGTCGTGAGGGGGCGTTGCCAAATGAATCTCGTGAAGGCGTGGAGACTTCACCTCATACTGCACAGAGCGCAAGTCAAACTCTGCAATGAActgtgaaaaaaatatatagtttggacacacctactcattcaaggggttttctttaatttgactattttctacattgtagaataatagtgaaaacaaactatgaaataacacatatggaatcatgtagtaaccaaaaaagtgttaaacaaatcaaaatatattttagatttttgattcttcaaagtagcatggaatgcttttccaacggtcttgaaggagttcccacatacagttgaagtcggaagtttacatacgcttaggttggagtgattaaaactagtttttcaaccactccacaaatttcttgttaataaactatagttttggcaagtcggttaggacatctactttgtgcatgacacaagtaattttccaaaaAATTGTTTACAATTTACACAAGTaatttatttcactgtatcacaaatccagtgggtcagaagtttacatacactaagttgactgtgcctttaaacagcttggaaaattccagaaaattatgtcatggctttagaagcttctgataggctaattgacatcatttgagtcaattggaggtgtacatgtggatgtatttcaaggcctgccttcaaactcagtgcctctttgcttgacatcatgggaaaatcaaaagaaatcagccaagacctcagaaaaaaatgtagacctccacaagtctagttcatccttgggagcaatttccaaacgcctgaaaataccatgttcatctgtacaaacaatagtacgcaagtataaacaccatgggaccacgcagccgtcatacaactcaggaaggagacgcgttctgcctccaagagatgaacgcactttggtgcaaaaagtgcaaaacaatcccagaacaacagcaaaggaccttgtgaagatgctggaggaaacgggtacaaaagtatctatatccactgtaaaacaagtcctatatcgacataacctgaaaggccgctcaacaaggaagaagccactgctcaaaaaccgccataaaaaagccagaatacggtttgtaactgcacatggggacaaagattgtactttttggagaaatgtcctctggtctgatgaaacaaaaatggaactgtttggccataatgaccattgttatgtttggaggagggGAACGCAAGCCCCCATCCCACGTGGCCGGGGGTGGCGCACAAGGGGGGGGCTCTGCGGGGGCTGGGCCCCAAAGATGGCCGGGGGTGTGGAAAGAGCAACACCAAGCTCAGAGGGTAGCTTGGAGCTGGGCCATGCACAAAGCCCTAAGCCTCCAAGCGGGCCTATGGACAATGTGTGTGGGtaaaactgaaaaagtgtgtgcaagcaaggacgcctacaaacctgactccattacaccagctctgtcaggaggaatgggccaaaattcacccaacttattgtgggaagcttgtggaaggctacccaaaacgtttgacccaagttaaacaatttcaaggcaatgcgaccaaatactaattgagtgtatgtaaacttctgacccactggaaatgtgatgaaatcaataaaagctgaaataaataattctctctactattattctgacatttcacattattaaaatgaagtggtgttcctaactgacctaagacagggaatttttactaggattaaatgtcaggaattgtgaaaaactgagtttaaatgtatttcgctaaggtgtatgtaaacttctgacttcaactgtatgatgatcacttgttagctgctttcccttcactctgttgaggtcgggtgattgtggaggccaggtcatctgatgcagcacatcatccactctccttcttggtcaaatagcccgtacatagcctggaggtgttttgggtcattgtcctgttggaaaacaaatgatagtcccactaagcacaaacctgatgggatggcgtattgctgcagaatgctgtggtagtcatgctggttaagtataccttgaattctaaataaatcactgacagtgtcatgagcaaagcacccccacgtcatcacaccacctcctccatgcatcacggtgggaaccacgtaTGAAGAGATcacccgttcacctactctgcgtctcacaaatacaCAGCGGTtacaaccaaaaatctcaaatttggactcatcagaccaaaggacagatttccatggtctaatgtccattgctcatgtttcttggcccaagcaagtctcttcttattattggtgttctttagtagtggtttctttgcagcaattggaccatgaaggcctgattcacgcagactcttctgaacagttgatgttgagatgtgtctattacttgaagcatttatttgggctgcaatttctgaggctgataactctaatgaacttatcctctgcagcagaggtaattctggctcttcctttcctgtggcggtcctcatgagagccagtttcatcacagcgcttgatggtttttgcaactgcacttgaagaaactttcaaagttcttgcggattgactgaccttcaggtcttgaagtaatgatggactgtcattcctctttgcttgtttgagctgttcttgccatattatggacttggtcttttaccaaataggggtgATATACAAAAGATTGctctatcttgtcacaacacaactgattggctcaaacgcattaagaaggaaagaaattccacaacttaacttttaacaaggcgcagctgttaattgaaatgcattccaggtgactacctcaaagctggttgagagtgtgcaaagggtgggtactttgcagaatctcaaatataaaatattttattttttgaaaactttttgggttactacatgattccatatgtgttatttcatagttttgatgtattcacttattctataatgtagaaaataatataaataaacaaaaaccctgggatgaataggtgtgtcaacttttgactatagagagggagagagaacatacTGTCTCCTATTTAGTACGGTTCTTCCATTGTTCAGATAGACACAAGGACAGatgattgtaaaaaaaaatcacacGACAAAGTTTCCCAGCAATGGAATTACTGTGTCATTTGATTAAACAAGATTCCAATTCAGTAGCTATGTCCAAAAAAATGTCTCTAAACTGACATTGCTCAAACCAACAGAACAATGTTGTGTGTGCAATTTATTATGTCAACGCATACAATTGTTTGCATGGCATTACATGTGTCAAGATGTATAGCTAGGTAGCTAGACGTTACAGTGCAGTATGTCTTACCACACTACGGCCGCTTCCGCTACTGTGCCTCAGTGCTAGCCGAAACTCTCCAGCTTTGCTGGGGTCCATACTAAGCTGAACACGGAGAACCTCATCGCCAGCTCCGGGGAGGCAAAGCGGTCGAATTCCAGAATGGCAAACCGACACTCGCACCGACATCAAAACCGTGTTGCAGCTAGCCAGTGCGGGCCCACCATGTACAGACTGGAATGTGGCTGGCACAGGCGTTGGAGCCCAACCGCCCGCGCTCAGTGCCATCTCCCCACAACAACAGTTGGGAACCACAGGTGTAACGTTATATCAACCCCAAAAGCACAATGCACTGTCGATAGTTATGTGAGTCTTGATTTTAACAGCCTACCTGTTAGTAAAGAGATGGCGTTCCATTACAGCTAGTTATATGTCTATCTATAGCTAAAACCGAAATGacatgtttaaaaaaagaaagaaatccaaacaggaagtagcGTGGGTCGTCCTTTATTTACCTCCGATATAAACCGGCGTTGTTCATAAATATTATGGTCCGAGAGCGAGCCTTTGAGCAAGGTGTTAATTAATGCAACGTGAATTAATGTTGTTAGTATAATAATAGTCTATTATTATACTAAGGGGAAAAACAAACAATTATATTTGAAGTGAGGCAAATAAAATAATAACGCCTTCACTACAGATCCAGCAAAGAGAGAAACAAAAATTAGATCAAACTACATAAACCTGGAAAATTCCAACAGACTATGCCTTTAGGACATGATGTCTGTTTAAAAATTTCGGATGTAACGGACCTTTATCATATGTGATTATTCACAGAACTGAGATTGTCATGTGTTGGTCTGCATTCACTACTGTAATATTGCCTTCTTGCAATCATTCCCATGGATTTTAAAAACATCTAATAGACGATATTTCACTATTAAAATCTGTGAGAAGGAGATGGTGGGAATAAGGAAGGATGATGACAGGGTGAAAGGTGGCAAGGAAAATTAACAATGGTGAAATAAATGAGTGAGTGAGAATGAATAACCACCCACATAATATCACTGGGAGCTGTTTTGTGTGGTCTCTTGTCTCAGTCTCAAGGGCACTATAAGAGTTTTTTTTGGCATGTTAATAAACACTTATGGGAATAACACATTATCAAACATTGATTCAATACACGTCCCAAAAAGTTCTGTACATGGGGCTTTCCGGTGACGCAACTTAGGAAATGGCTGCCTAGTTTTTCATACTGCACATTGTTAGGGTTGCGTCAATtcaatctggtatcaggataaatatGACAATGAGTCACCGATTGTATGCTATGTATTTTTTATTAGCTAAGCAATAAGtagtaaatgcaattttcgtatatacgggttcactgtaacacCACGCAGGGTAGAACAGAGAACTGACTTGTTCCTGACAAAGTTATTATAATATACTCTGACCGAGGTAGTTCCtgcttccgagccggcctgtcacagagtagagactgggcgtggtttagactcacccagcctatcgttgatTGTTGGCGCAGAGCTGGTCCCGGCCCCCGGGCGCTCCAGTTGATAGATGTAACTTGCTGTGTAGAATATCTATGCGCTCATGTTCGATACCGTTATCTCGCACCTGGCTCCTGTTATCTAACAAAAGACCATTTGTTCTCGCAGCACTACGTTCTGAATGTGCCCCCCCAACTCATTGCACAGTTCCTGTCTTCATGTTATTCTGTATTTTTCCATCATGAGAAAGGCCCATGGCCCTGAAACTGTTAACAATGTTTCAAGTCAGCTATGTTGCATAACACATACATCCACACAAGCCAacagcagataatattcaatcaCATACACAGAATCCTCATAACATCGGTTGGGTATTTCCTCCCCTAAATTCAAGAATTTACTCTGAGCATTATAATAACTTATGGAAAAGGGGAAAATGTCGCAACAACA
This window contains:
- the LOC139550631 gene encoding ranBP-type and C3HC4-type zinc finger-containing protein 1-like isoform X4 encodes the protein MSSLREAHRVAANSSPHPLDDRQKHTAAVALEQRSTASLPLTEELRLELARAIEAGDSQAAAQHASALAHQKAVLTIQLSEKSYAEGEIRLSVAVEDISSSCCVTVKVFPHMTVAALKQQVFLEYGFHPRVQRWVIGQCLCTEPRSLASYGVQRDGDMAYLYLISARHAHLNRQLFQQDQEGALLTPPPPTSNGSTSQDWRGYSTLPSRLSHNSQGSTGRAADRLGMSEIREALNLETLQINNKPDQPCKASKTQTEWVCPSCTFINNPSRPGCEICSTARPDSEEHRLIQQEKGRRVEQGEIGALIS
- the LOC139550631 gene encoding ranBP-type and C3HC4-type zinc finger-containing protein 1-like isoform X3; translation: MTWPPQSPDLNRVKGKQLTSDHHTVEFIAEFDLRSVQYEVKSPRLHEIHLATPPHDCIRFNFCCDLEAEQWATVVMSSLREAHRVAANSSPHPLDDRQKHTAAVALEQRSTASLPLTEELRLELARAIEAGDSQAAAQHASALAHQKAVLTIQLSEKSYAEGEIRLSVAVEDISSSCCVTVKVFPHMTVAALKQQVFLEYGFHPRVQRWVIGQCLCTEPRSLASYGVQRDGDMAYLYLISARHAHLNRQLFQQDQEGALLTPPPPTSNGSTSQDWRGYSTLPSRLSHNSQGSTGRAADRLGMSEIREALNLETLQINNKPDQPCKASKTQTEWVCPSCTFINNPSRPGCEICSTARPDSEEHRLIQQEKGRRVEQGEIGALIS
- the LOC139550631 gene encoding ranBP-type and C3HC4-type zinc finger-containing protein 1-like isoform X1, encoding MALSAGGWAPTPVPATFQSVHGGPALASCNTVLMSVRVSVCHSGIRPLCLPGAGDEVLRVQLSMDPSKAGEFRLALRHSSGSGRSVFIAEFDLRSVQYEVKSPRLHEIHLATPPHDCIRFNFCCDLEAEQWATVVMSSLREAHRVAANSSPHPLDDRQKHTAAVALEQRSTASLPLTEELRLELARAIEAGDSQAAAQHASALAHQKAVLTIQLSEKSYAEGEIRLSVAVEDISSSCCVTVKVFPHMTVAALKQQVFLEYGFHPRVQRWVIGQCLCTEPRSLASYGVQRDGDMAYLYLISARHAHLNRQLFQQDQEGALLTPPPPTSNGSTSQDWRGYSTLPSRLSHNSQGSTGRAADRLGMSEIREALNLETLQINNKPDQPCKASKTQTEWVCPSCTFINNPSRPGCEICSTARPDSEEHRLIQQEKGRRVEQGEIGALIS
- the LOC139550631 gene encoding ranBP-type and C3HC4-type zinc finger-containing protein 1-like isoform X2, whose amino-acid sequence is MALSAGGWAPTPVPATFQSVHGGPALASCNTVLMSVRVSVCHSGIRPLCLPGAGDEVLRVQLSMDPSKAGEFRLALRHSSGSGRSVFIAEFDLRSVQYEVKSPRLHEIHLATPPHDCIRFNFCCDLEAEQWATVVMSSLREAHRVAANSSPHPLDDRQKHTAAVALEQRSTASLPLTEELRLELARAIEAGDSQAAAQHASALAHQKAVLTIQLSEKSYAEGEIRLSVAVEDISSSCCVTVKVFPHMTVAALKQQVFLEYGFHPRVQRWVIGQCLCTEPRSLASYGVQRDGDMAYLYLISARHAHLNRQLFQQDQEGALLTPPPPTSNGSTSQDWRGYSTLPSRLSHNSQGSTGRAADRLGMSEIREALNLETLQINNKPDQPCKASKTQLVY